A genomic window from Tolypothrix sp. PCC 7910 includes:
- a CDS encoding DegT/DnrJ/EryC1/StrS aminotransferase family protein has product MPINSTSNKIPFVELKLQHQPIQRQLEEAIEAVLTQGDFVLGKALADFETAFAAASGTKYGVGVASGTDAIALGLQACNIGKGDEVLLPVNTFVATLIGVLRAGAKPIFVDCDPHTALIDLEAAAKVVTPRTKAIIPVHLYGQMVSPRQLLDFADTYKLLIFEDAAQAHLAEREGYRAGSVGIAAAYSFYPSKNLGAFGDGGMLLTREPEIVQTMVRLRNYGAAKKYFHTDFGTNSRLDTVQAAVLLAKLPHLQNWNRDRNSIAQQYDQELLPLASAGILPIKNDSDTGHVYHLYVIRVDDSCPLSREQIQEQLAENGIQTGIHYPIPCHLQPAFTNLGYQEGDFSQAEKLAKQILSLPMYPGLSSSQIKEVVAVISSIISAQQQLMYIS; this is encoded by the coding sequence ATGCCAATAAATTCAACTAGTAATAAAATTCCTTTTGTAGAGCTTAAATTACAACATCAACCGATTCAACGTCAACTAGAAGAAGCAATTGAGGCTGTATTAACCCAAGGAGATTTTGTTTTAGGAAAAGCACTTGCGGATTTTGAGACCGCATTTGCGGCAGCATCTGGGACAAAATATGGTGTGGGTGTAGCATCTGGAACCGATGCGATCGCTCTGGGTTTGCAAGCTTGTAATATTGGTAAGGGCGATGAAGTTTTGTTACCAGTAAATACTTTTGTCGCCACCTTGATTGGAGTTCTACGTGCTGGTGCGAAGCCAATTTTTGTAGATTGTGATCCCCACACCGCTTTAATTGACTTAGAAGCAGCTGCCAAGGTAGTTACGCCACGGACTAAAGCAATTATTCCGGTGCATCTTTATGGGCAGATGGTATCACCCCGCCAATTGTTAGACTTTGCCGACACATACAAGTTACTAATTTTTGAAGATGCAGCTCAAGCACATTTAGCAGAACGGGAAGGATACCGTGCTGGTTCAGTGGGAATTGCGGCTGCTTATAGTTTTTACCCCAGCAAAAATTTAGGAGCTTTCGGCGATGGCGGGATGTTATTGACGCGAGAACCAGAAATAGTGCAAACAATGGTGCGTTTGCGAAATTACGGTGCAGCTAAAAAGTATTTTCATACGGATTTCGGGACAAATAGCCGTCTAGATACCGTACAAGCGGCAGTATTGCTGGCAAAACTACCACACTTGCAAAATTGGAATCGCGATCGCAACAGTATTGCTCAACAGTACGATCAAGAACTATTACCCCTAGCATCTGCTGGCATTCTACCGATTAAAAATGACAGCGATACAGGGCATGTATATCATCTTTATGTGATTAGAGTAGATGATTCTTGTCCACTCTCACGCGAGCAAATTCAAGAACAACTGGCAGAAAATGGCATTCAGACAGGTATTCATTATCCTATTCCCTGCCACCTCCAGCCAGCATTTACTAATTTAGGCTATCAAGAGGGTGACTTCTCCCAAGCAGAGAAGTTGGCAAAGCAAATATTATCCTTACCTATGTATCCAGGTTTAAGCAGTAGCCAAATTAAAGAAGTTGTGGCAGTAATTAGCTCAATTATTAGCGCTCAACAACAGTTAATGTACATCTCGTAG
- a CDS encoding rhomboid family intramembrane serine protease, producing the protein MVPIRDNNPTEIAPYVTFGLIAANILAFLYEASLPPQALDGFLHLAAVVPKELTLSFAGISVHQPVPEWATLITSQFLHGGLLHLAGNMLFLWIFGNNVEDKLGHFKYLLFYLSCGILASLSQWYFSQNSSIPSLGASGAIAGVMGAYILRFPTAEILGVIPLGFFFPTFRVPAYFFLGFWFIQQAFYGVASLETPTNIGMENGGIAYWAHAGGFLFGAILGPILGLFSDKPRTAYRNWG; encoded by the coding sequence GTGGTTCCAATTAGAGATAATAATCCTACAGAAATCGCGCCTTATGTTACCTTTGGGCTAATTGCTGCCAATATTCTAGCTTTCCTTTATGAAGCTAGCCTTCCTCCCCAAGCCTTAGATGGGTTTTTACACTTGGCTGCGGTAGTTCCAAAAGAACTGACTTTAAGTTTTGCTGGGATATCTGTACATCAACCTGTACCAGAGTGGGCTACTTTAATTACCTCACAATTTTTGCATGGTGGTTTATTACACCTAGCCGGTAATATGTTGTTCCTCTGGATTTTTGGAAACAATGTTGAAGATAAGTTAGGTCATTTTAAATATCTGCTATTTTATTTATCTTGCGGAATTTTGGCATCATTAAGCCAGTGGTACTTTTCACAAAATTCTAGTATTCCATCTTTAGGGGCGAGTGGTGCGATCGCAGGTGTGATGGGAGCATATATTCTTCGCTTTCCCACCGCTGAAATTCTTGGTGTCATCCCTTTAGGGTTTTTCTTCCCCACTTTCCGAGTCCCAGCATACTTCTTTTTAGGTTTCTGGTTCATTCAACAAGCTTTTTACGGCGTTGCTAGCCTGGAAACACCCACCAACATCGGTATGGAAAACGGTGGTATAGCCTACTGGGCGCACGCTGGCGGTTTCCTATTTGGTGCAATCCTCGGCCCCATCTTAGGCTTATTTAGCGACAAACCCCGAACAGCCTATAGGAACTGGGGATAA
- a CDS encoding cyanoexosortase B system-associated protein: MISLSKFVKESQWTQLVVLLLLLLLFTIGSFPGYLTGKWQWQQLAPVIQLKELKQIRNSGLTLSGWQNVEQTQQEVGEHKWSLQLIKKQDSEAQAIVLLLPQNGPMDKPEVEWTEVNGWGRSRWGKWDVAQYRSAQFIVKQPSATQVEARFFRASTPQTTFGVLQWYALPNGGNPSPLNWFLADQLAQWRKQRVPWVAVSILIPMEPLGQVEKIWPLAESIGETVQAALMKRLL; the protein is encoded by the coding sequence ATGATTTCCTTATCTAAGTTTGTTAAAGAAAGTCAATGGACTCAACTAGTAGTGCTGTTATTATTGCTACTTTTGTTCACTATTGGCAGTTTTCCTGGATATTTGACAGGAAAATGGCAATGGCAACAGCTAGCACCTGTTATTCAGCTCAAAGAATTGAAACAGATACGCAATTCAGGGTTAACTCTTTCTGGTTGGCAAAATGTGGAGCAGACACAACAAGAAGTTGGCGAACATAAATGGTCGCTACAACTAATTAAAAAACAAGACTCCGAGGCTCAAGCCATAGTGCTGTTGTTACCGCAAAATGGCCCGATGGATAAACCGGAAGTGGAATGGACAGAAGTTAACGGTTGGGGAAGGTCGCGTTGGGGGAAGTGGGATGTAGCGCAATATCGCTCGGCGCAGTTTATTGTGAAACAGCCTAGTGCAACTCAAGTAGAAGCTAGGTTCTTTCGCGCTTCTACACCACAAACAACTTTTGGGGTGTTGCAATGGTACGCTCTCCCAAATGGCGGAAATCCATCACCTTTAAACTGGTTTTTAGCGGATCAATTAGCACAGTGGCGTAAGCAGCGAGTTCCTTGGGTTGCTGTTAGTATTCTTATTCCTATGGAACCTTTAGGTCAGGTGGAAAAGATTTGGCCTTTAGCTGAGTCTATTGGTGAGACTGTACAAGCTGCATTAATGAAGCGCTTGCTTTAG
- a CDS encoding GAF domain-containing sensor histidine kinase has product MVEPENKLLALKDGWASQEPKEKQRLEALSELGLRQSETIPVFEEATQTAAHFLEAPISILGFVDQERHWFKSAVGLSRLGLMNHLAQNRQLLRRESFSSQVVDSFQFLKINDTHKITDPVLAGSKLIQEYGIRAYLGVPLIDASGHCLGALEVMDLVPRNFTPRDVEFLQIIARWSMSEFERNRLLQSKSEISAPKAPLSLAFNNDSNSEIKLSPSALEKDSFSTKELKLELLGQLTQELRTPLTSVLGMASVLGREIYGPLTTKQREYLDIIQHSGRYLLSLVNEITELGAMNENSSDLNLAPVDIEMVCQQAINTLEEAANRREQDIRLSIEPGHSRICPLDKDKVRQMLYHLIFSVIQMSATGSVVRIHVSYKENMLNITVWVSHPWLGDGITEVDPYFRLSPLTLLELTGESSPYNLHLDNHEPAGNLPLMMDAKSLNDPHSDVLTMNSGVDVAQPQNGLSRESLGLLLSCQLAELHGGQISIQGSPESGYRYVLSLPLQAVTSAETVNDM; this is encoded by the coding sequence ATGGTAGAGCCGGAAAACAAATTATTAGCCCTAAAAGATGGTTGGGCTTCCCAGGAGCCAAAAGAAAAACAACGCCTAGAAGCATTGTCCGAATTGGGTTTGCGGCAGTCAGAAACAATTCCTGTCTTTGAGGAAGCCACTCAAACTGCCGCTCATTTTCTGGAAGCACCTATTTCCATTTTGGGATTTGTAGATCAAGAACGTCATTGGTTCAAGTCAGCAGTCGGCTTATCTCGGCTAGGACTGATGAATCATTTGGCACAAAACCGTCAACTATTACGCAGAGAATCTTTTTCCAGCCAAGTTGTTGATAGTTTTCAATTTTTAAAGATTAATGATACACATAAAATTACCGATCCAGTACTTGCTGGTAGCAAGTTGATCCAGGAATATGGCATTCGGGCTTACTTGGGAGTACCGCTAATTGATGCTTCTGGTCATTGTCTGGGTGCATTAGAGGTAATGGATTTAGTACCGCGTAACTTTACACCACGAGATGTTGAGTTTTTACAAATCATCGCTCGTTGGAGCATGAGTGAGTTTGAGCGCAATCGACTGTTACAGAGTAAATCAGAAATCAGCGCTCCTAAAGCACCTCTGAGTTTGGCATTTAATAATGATAGTAATAGTGAGATTAAACTCAGTCCATCTGCTTTAGAAAAAGACTCTTTTTCTACAAAAGAACTCAAATTAGAACTTTTAGGACAGCTAACTCAGGAATTACGCACACCACTGACATCTGTACTGGGTATGGCTAGTGTTCTAGGACGTGAGATTTACGGCCCTTTAACAACTAAGCAAAGAGAATATCTCGATATTATTCAACATAGTGGTCGATATTTACTGTCCCTGGTCAATGAAATTACTGAACTGGGAGCAATGAATGAAAACTCCAGCGATTTGAATCTAGCGCCTGTAGATATTGAAATGGTATGTCAACAAGCCATCAATACTCTAGAAGAAGCTGCTAACCGCCGCGAGCAAGATATTCGTCTTTCCATAGAACCTGGACACAGTCGCATTTGTCCTTTAGATAAAGATAAAGTCAGACAAATGCTGTATCACCTAATTTTTAGTGTGATTCAGATGTCTGCTACTGGTAGTGTGGTGCGGATTCATGTTTCCTATAAAGAAAACATGTTGAACATTACAGTTTGGGTATCTCATCCTTGGTTGGGAGATGGAATCACTGAAGTTGATCCTTATTTTCGTCTTAGCCCCTTAACTCTGCTGGAATTGACTGGTGAGTCATCACCCTACAATCTGCATCTAGACAATCATGAGCCAGCTGGAAACTTACCATTAATGATGGATGCCAAAAGCTTGAACGATCCTCACTCAGATGTCCTGACTATGAATTCAGGAGTGGATGTGGCTCAACCTCAAAATGGTTTGTCTCGAGAAAGTTTAGGTCTATTACTTAGCTGTCAGCTAGCAGAACTACATGGAGGACAAATTTCCATTCAAGGTTCGCCAGAATCAGGATACCGCTATGTGCTTTCTCTGCCATTGCAAGCGGTGACATCTGCAGAGACAGTTAATGATATGTAA
- a CDS encoding IctB family putative bicarbonate transporter, with translation MNLVWQQFTLSSLTVKEYFATSYLYRSIVGLLSSWRQSSILLQWGDTIAVALLSVIYCLAPFVSTSLLGLLLAACGVFWLLLTLSDEATPTNSSSLTPIHLLVLLYWAIAAIATAFSPVKKAALNDFVTLTLYLVLFALCARVLRSSRLRSWLITLYLHISLIVSVYGMRQWFFGAPPLATWTDPESPLSKTTRVYSYLGNPNLLAGYLLPAVIFSLVAIFAWQSWYKKALAVTALIVNGSCLVLTFSRGGWIGLVVAVLTTLALLIYWRSVQMPPFWRTWSLPILLGGLLGVLLLGVIFIEPLRLRIFSIFADRQDSSNNFRRNVWDAVFKMIGDRPVLGIGPGHNAFNKIYPLYQQPRYSALSAYSILLEIAVETGFVGLGCFVWLLIVTFNVGYLQIKRLRQLGNIEGLWLIGAIASMLGMLAHGTFDTVWFRPEVNSIWWLLVGLVASYWTPLAKNRTSEFDSTNPEPSVS, from the coding sequence ATGAATTTAGTCTGGCAACAATTCACTCTATCGTCTTTAACGGTCAAAGAATATTTTGCTACTAGCTACCTCTACAGATCTATAGTAGGTCTGTTATCTTCGTGGCGGCAAAGTAGTATATTGCTACAGTGGGGAGACACAATCGCAGTTGCCTTACTGAGCGTTATATATTGCCTAGCTCCCTTTGTTTCAACTAGCTTACTTGGGTTGTTGTTGGCAGCTTGTGGAGTATTTTGGTTATTGCTAACTTTATCAGATGAAGCAACACCAACAAATTCCTCATCATTGACACCCATCCATCTATTGGTATTGCTTTACTGGGCAATTGCGGCAATAGCGACAGCATTCTCACCAGTAAAAAAAGCGGCCTTAAACGATTTCGTCACTCTAACACTGTATTTGGTGCTATTTGCGCTTTGTGCTAGGGTGCTGAGGTCATCTCGCCTGCGCTCTTGGTTGATCACCTTGTATCTGCATATATCGCTAATTGTGAGCGTCTATGGAATGCGGCAATGGTTTTTTGGCGCACCGCCATTAGCAACCTGGACAGATCCAGAATCGCCTTTGTCGAAAACTACCAGGGTCTACAGTTATTTAGGCAATCCCAACTTATTGGCTGGATATCTTCTTCCCGCAGTAATTTTTAGCTTGGTGGCAATTTTTGCATGGCAAAGCTGGTATAAGAAGGCTTTAGCAGTAACAGCGTTAATTGTTAACGGTTCCTGTTTAGTACTTACTTTTAGCCGTGGTGGTTGGATTGGTTTAGTAGTTGCAGTATTAACTACATTGGCATTGCTAATTTATTGGCGAAGTGTGCAAATGCCTCCTTTTTGGCGGACTTGGTCACTACCGATTCTGCTTGGCGGTTTATTAGGAGTATTGCTGCTAGGGGTAATATTTATTGAGCCATTACGCCTGCGGATTTTCAGTATTTTTGCTGACCGTCAAGATAGCAGTAATAACTTCCGGCGCAATGTTTGGGATGCTGTCTTCAAGATGATTGGCGATCGCCCAGTTTTAGGTATTGGCCCTGGTCATAATGCTTTTAATAAAATCTATCCTCTTTACCAACAGCCCCGTTATAGCGCTTTGAGTGCTTATTCAATTTTGCTAGAAATTGCTGTAGAAACAGGCTTTGTTGGTTTAGGCTGTTTTGTGTGGCTACTAATTGTCACCTTCAATGTCGGCTACTTACAAATCAAACGATTGCGCCAGCTAGGAAATATCGAGGGACTTTGGTTAATTGGGGCGATCGCTTCCATGCTCGGTATGCTGGCTCATGGTACTTTTGATACAGTCTGGTTCCGTCCTGAAGTGAACAGTATTTGGTGGCTATTGGTAGGCTTGGTTGCTAGCTACTGGACACCTTTAGCTAAAAATAGGACTTCTGAGTTTGATTCAACTAACCCTGAACCTTCAGTCAGCTGA
- a CDS encoding polysaccharide biosynthesis tyrosine autokinase produces MTPPIVKRYLIAFEKYKWIGLASFTLVVAGSTVVAIQPDPPVSYVANSALTYNRPPVSFSTTGTEIQQQGQELNAQVLLSNELIESVAAKVNVKPKTIGNNIELTLPKKNARSGQLESTILELKYKDSNPKRAVEVLSVLMQAMVKLSGDINTGRLKSIIKKIDERLPAAKVELQLAEKKLEQYDRRERPAILASENGSLLTAVTTSQNQQRQLQFTIAGVDAQIRSLQEKLGLNVNQAYVSSALSADPIIASLRSQIYQVESQIELLRKDLRPEHPNMIQLQRQKEAAEELLKQRAAEVVGGGGTAAPLTGDALNIRTQSNLDPARQELANQMVALQTQRETLQQQLAQQIKEEARLRQVYSLIPNKQLERSRLEQEVALKKSVYDKMQAKLADAKTAEAETVTSLSLARQPVVIADAIKPKSMPMTLAVGGLMGLVIGGGVIFLLGSLEGVFKTREDIRESLKQREVALLGELPLMPVDDLDKDLIPVLLSPDSPYLEFYEKFRSNVRRLGGKTLKVLLIASVGRTEGKTTSAYNLGIASARAGKRTLIIETDLRSPSSCTSLKVTPDPDANIEPLRYYGSLSECIHIVPDIENLYIIPSPGPLRQSAAILESSEMRRLMEDVRERYDLVILDTNPLSLSNDALLIQPYSDAMVIVARPHYTQENLLGEAIDQLVESELGLLGGIINGADINVAWSAPVEPSPEEAGAEVSVGANNN; encoded by the coding sequence ATGACTCCACCTATTGTTAAACGTTATCTTATTGCTTTTGAAAAGTATAAGTGGATTGGATTAGCCAGTTTTACTTTAGTTGTAGCTGGGTCAACTGTGGTGGCTATACAACCAGACCCACCAGTTAGCTATGTAGCAAATTCTGCGCTGACTTACAATCGTCCACCAGTTTCGTTTTCGACAACTGGTACTGAGATTCAACAACAAGGGCAGGAATTAAATGCACAAGTTTTACTATCCAATGAACTTATAGAATCTGTAGCAGCAAAAGTTAATGTTAAACCAAAGACTATTGGCAATAATATTGAACTGACTCTACCGAAAAAAAATGCTAGAAGCGGGCAATTAGAGTCTACTATTCTAGAGTTGAAATATAAAGATAGTAATCCTAAGCGCGCTGTAGAGGTATTGAGTGTATTAATGCAGGCGATGGTTAAGCTGAGTGGTGATATTAATACAGGGCGATTAAAATCTATTATTAAAAAAATTGATGAACGGTTACCAGCGGCTAAGGTTGAATTACAGTTAGCGGAGAAAAAGCTAGAACAATACGATCGCAGAGAGCGACCAGCAATATTAGCATCTGAGAATGGTAGTTTACTAACTGCGGTGACTACCAGTCAAAATCAGCAACGTCAGCTGCAATTCACGATTGCTGGGGTTGATGCTCAAATTCGCAGTTTGCAGGAGAAGTTGGGATTAAATGTTAACCAAGCTTATGTTTCCTCAGCTTTGAGTGCCGATCCTATTATTGCTAGCTTGCGATCGCAAATTTATCAAGTTGAGTCACAAATTGAGCTTCTCCGTAAGGATTTGCGACCTGAACACCCAAATATGATTCAGTTGCAGCGTCAGAAAGAAGCTGCGGAGGAATTACTCAAACAGCGCGCTGCTGAGGTAGTAGGTGGTGGAGGTACAGCAGCGCCGCTGACTGGCGATGCTTTGAATATTCGCACTCAGAGTAATTTAGATCCAGCGCGCCAAGAACTAGCAAACCAGATGGTGGCTTTGCAAACCCAAAGGGAAACGCTGCAACAACAATTAGCGCAACAAATCAAAGAAGAAGCGCGATTACGACAAGTATATTCTCTCATCCCCAATAAACAATTAGAGCGATCGCGTTTAGAACAAGAAGTAGCACTGAAAAAATCTGTCTATGACAAAATGCAGGCGAAGCTAGCTGATGCTAAAACCGCCGAAGCAGAAACCGTTACCAGTTTGAGTCTTGCTAGACAACCCGTCGTTATTGCTGATGCTATTAAACCAAAGAGTATGCCGATGACATTGGCAGTTGGTGGTTTGATGGGGTTGGTAATTGGTGGTGGTGTGATATTCTTGTTGGGTTCGCTGGAAGGTGTTTTCAAAACCAGAGAAGATATTCGCGAAAGCCTCAAGCAACGGGAAGTTGCACTGCTGGGAGAATTGCCATTAATGCCAGTGGATGATTTAGATAAAGACTTGATACCTGTCTTACTTTCCCCAGATTCTCCTTATTTAGAGTTCTATGAAAAATTCCGCAGTAATGTCCGTCGTCTGGGCGGTAAAACCTTAAAAGTACTTTTAATTGCTAGCGTTGGTAGAACTGAGGGTAAGACTACAAGTGCTTATAACTTAGGTATAGCTTCTGCTCGTGCTGGTAAAAGAACTTTAATTATTGAAACAGATTTGCGATCGCCTTCTAGCTGCACATCTCTTAAAGTTACTCCTGACCCAGATGCTAACATTGAACCCCTGCGCTATTACGGCAGTTTGAGCGAATGTATTCACATAGTTCCTGATATTGAAAATTTATACATTATTCCTAGCCCTGGCCCTTTGCGTCAGTCTGCCGCTATTTTGGAATCTAGCGAAATGCGTCGGCTAATGGAAGATGTGCGCGAGCGCTATGATTTAGTAATTTTAGATACTAACCCTCTGAGTTTATCTAATGATGCTTTGTTGATTCAACCCTACAGTGACGCGATGGTAATTGTAGCGCGACCACACTATACACAAGAAAACTTATTAGGTGAAGCAATTGATCAATTAGTTGAATCTGAATTAGGTTTGTTAGGAGGTATTATTAATGGTGCTGATATCAACGTTGCTTGGTCTGCGCCAGTTGAACCATCACCAGAAGAAGCAGGAGCAGAAGTATCAGTAGGCGCTAATAATAATTGA
- a CDS encoding rhomboid family intramembrane serine protease encodes MFPLYDENPTRITPYLTYGLIGMNVLVFLHEVSLSNAQLEQFFQLYAVVPRELTTNFSSEWTTLFTSQFLHGGWWHLISNMVFLWIFGNNIEDRLGHVKYLIFYLTCGALAALCQWFIGMNSGIPSLGASGAISGVLGAYIIRFPHARVMTLAFLGFFVTTIRVPAMILIGLFIVQNLLSGFVSLQTAANMSVETGGVAYWAHIGGFVFGIILAPLLGLFKQEY; translated from the coding sequence GTGTTTCCCCTTTACGACGAAAATCCGACGCGCATCACCCCATACTTAACTTATGGGCTGATTGGGATGAACGTTTTAGTTTTTCTTCATGAAGTGAGTTTATCTAATGCACAACTAGAGCAATTTTTTCAGCTATATGCAGTAGTACCACGAGAATTAACCACCAACTTTTCCTCAGAGTGGACAACACTATTTACATCCCAATTTTTACACGGTGGTTGGTGGCATTTAATCTCAAATATGGTGTTTCTTTGGATATTTGGTAACAATATTGAAGACCGTCTGGGTCATGTCAAATATCTAATTTTTTATTTGACTTGCGGTGCTTTAGCTGCTTTATGCCAATGGTTTATTGGCATGAATTCCGGGATTCCTTCTTTGGGTGCAAGTGGTGCCATTTCTGGAGTTTTAGGTGCGTATATCATCCGTTTTCCTCACGCTAGAGTTATGACTTTAGCCTTTTTAGGATTTTTCGTCACTACTATTAGAGTTCCAGCAATGATACTAATAGGGCTGTTCATTGTCCAGAATCTACTTTCTGGTTTTGTGAGCCTACAAACAGCAGCTAATATGAGTGTTGAAACAGGCGGAGTTGCTTACTGGGCACACATTGGAGGCTTTGTGTTTGGCATAATTCTTGCTCCTTTATTGGGATTATTTAAGCAGGAGTATTAG
- a CDS encoding polysaccharide biosynthesis/export family protein, which yields MRVFSALCLVSLQVGVFLTTAVEVFAQPVTSPGQPSEPAPTLPFPSPTETVPGNFNNEVSPQLNRYLLGPGDGISIVIQRPPGPYRLGPQDSISVVVQRFPDLSFQATINPEGNIIVPLINTVSLQGLTLPEAQEKIRVLLDRYVVNPVVVLSLVGQRPDLSFQAAINPEGYIVVPQVGTVSLQGLSVEEAQEKIRLSLSRVLVDPVVVVSLAAPRPVQVTISGEVFRPGIYSISSTIPRVADALLTSGGTTMNADLRQVQVRRRLVDGSVISQNIDLYTALQNGSSLPNTRLQDGDAIIVPRREIGSDDGYDRNLIARSTLAVPQIRVRILNYAAGGIANQVLPNGSTFVDALGGINLDTANLRDIALVRFDPERGQAVTQKLDAKKALGGDGSQNVPLQDNDVIVVGRNLIGRITNALTTITQPFFNVQSFIRFFDFFTGGLK from the coding sequence ATGCGTGTATTTAGCGCCTTGTGTTTGGTCAGTCTTCAGGTAGGCGTTTTCTTGACCACAGCGGTTGAGGTGTTTGCTCAACCTGTAACATCCCCAGGACAACCATCAGAGCCTGCTCCGACTCTCCCCTTTCCATCACCTACTGAAACTGTACCAGGGAATTTTAATAACGAAGTTTCTCCCCAACTCAACCGCTACCTTTTAGGCCCAGGAGATGGAATTAGTATTGTTATTCAGCGTCCTCCTGGCCCCTATCGCCTAGGGCCGCAAGATAGTATTAGCGTTGTGGTGCAACGCTTTCCAGATTTGAGCTTTCAAGCCACAATTAACCCAGAAGGTAACATAATTGTCCCACTGATCAATACAGTGTCGCTTCAAGGTTTAACTTTGCCAGAAGCGCAAGAGAAAATCCGTGTATTGCTCGACCGCTACGTAGTTAATCCGGTAGTAGTTTTATCATTAGTAGGGCAACGTCCAGATTTAAGTTTCCAAGCAGCAATTAATCCGGAAGGATACATTGTCGTACCGCAAGTAGGTACAGTATCCCTACAAGGCTTAAGTGTGGAAGAAGCACAAGAAAAAATTCGCTTGAGTTTAAGCCGTGTTTTGGTAGATCCGGTTGTGGTTGTTTCATTGGCAGCACCACGACCAGTTCAAGTTACCATTAGCGGTGAAGTATTTCGACCAGGAATTTATTCAATTTCATCCACCATACCCAGGGTTGCGGATGCTCTGCTGACATCTGGTGGTACTACGATGAATGCAGATTTGCGACAAGTGCAAGTGCGGCGGCGGTTGGTTGATGGTTCAGTAATTTCCCAAAATATTGACCTATATACAGCTTTACAAAATGGTAGTTCTTTACCTAATACCCGCCTCCAAGATGGCGATGCCATCATTGTGCCACGTCGAGAAATTGGTAGCGATGACGGTTATGACCGTAATTTGATTGCTCGTTCTACCTTAGCAGTACCACAAATTAGAGTTAGGATTTTAAACTATGCTGCGGGAGGCATTGCCAATCAAGTGTTGCCTAATGGTAGTACCTTTGTTGATGCTTTGGGAGGTATAAATTTAGATACTGCCAACCTCCGAGATATTGCTCTAGTACGCTTCGATCCAGAAAGAGGTCAAGCAGTTACCCAAAAACTAGATGCTAAAAAAGCACTCGGTGGAGATGGCTCTCAAAACGTGCCGCTTCAAGATAATGATGTTATTGTGGTTGGTCGAAACCTCATCGGTAGAATTACCAACGCCTTGACTACGATTACTCAACCATTTTTTAACGTTCAAAGCTTTATTCGCTTCTTTGACTTCTTTACTGGCGGGTTGAAGTAG
- the crtB gene encoding cyanoexosortase B, translating to MAIPQQLKNTNTAQLLSLAIFGVLILLYAPILLHWLDGWLHKNISTEHEYFSHGMIGLPFAAYLVWLGRKQWQRLPDCIHPLGAILLLVGGVFYLSGVTEWVNLSLPTILAGLCLWFKGVPGLRLQGFSLLLVFLAAPTAVPYLITPYTLPLQSFIAGTAGFILNQFGMAVTVDSVNLYVGGRIVEVAPYCAGLKMLFTTIYVSLMLLYWTDSLSSRRTTSWFLMLAVVISITANIIRNTALTFFHGTGQEGAFKWLHDSWGGDLYSACMLLLLVPLLNRINSYFSTVEESEVQAEN from the coding sequence ATGGCAATTCCACAACAACTAAAAAACACAAATACTGCACAATTGCTCAGTCTGGCAATTTTTGGCGTTTTAATCCTACTTTATGCGCCTATATTACTGCACTGGCTAGATGGTTGGTTGCATAAGAATATTAGTACAGAACATGAATATTTCAGCCACGGAATGATCGGTTTACCCTTTGCGGCTTACCTAGTTTGGCTAGGAAGAAAACAATGGCAAAGACTACCAGATTGTATCCATCCTCTAGGTGCTATTTTACTTTTAGTCGGGGGAGTTTTTTATTTAAGTGGTGTAACAGAATGGGTAAACCTTTCCTTACCTACTATCTTGGCGGGATTATGTTTATGGTTTAAGGGTGTACCTGGCTTACGATTACAAGGATTCTCTTTATTATTAGTATTTTTAGCCGCTCCCACTGCAGTACCTTACCTGATTACTCCTTATACCTTACCCCTACAAAGTTTTATTGCTGGGACAGCTGGTTTCATTTTGAATCAGTTTGGGATGGCAGTAACAGTAGACTCAGTAAATCTGTATGTAGGCGGAAGAATTGTGGAAGTTGCCCCCTATTGTGCAGGGTTGAAAATGTTGTTTACAACTATATATGTCAGTTTAATGCTGCTTTATTGGACAGATTCTTTATCTTCACGCCGTACAACCAGTTGGTTTTTGATGCTTGCTGTGGTGATTAGTATTACTGCAAATATTATTCGGAATACTGCACTGACATTTTTTCATGGTACAGGGCAAGAAGGAGCTTTTAAATGGTTGCATGACAGTTGGGGGGGTGACCTTTATTCTGCTTGTATGCTGCTATTATTAGTGCCTTTATTAAATCGCATTAATAGCTATTTCTCTACAGTGGAAGAGAGCGAAGTTCAAGCTGAAAATTAA